From Caldicellulosiruptor hydrothermalis 108, a single genomic window includes:
- the thrS gene encoding threonine--tRNA ligase — translation MDKIAVTLPDGKIVEAEKGISAMEFIKTISMRLYKEAVACKIDGVLKDLWTSLEKDCSFEVVTFSNDEGKKVYWHTTSHILAQAVKRLFGDKVKLGIGPAIDNGFYYDFDVEESITMELLEKIEEEMQKIIKEDLKIERFELSREEAVKLMQEKGENYKVELINDIPEGETISFYRQGEFVDLCTGPHLPSTGRVKAFKLLSVAGAYWRGNSKNKMLQRVYGISYEKKSQLDEYLTMLEEAKRRDHRKLGRELDLFDIFEEGPGFPFFLPKGMIIRNILEDFWREEHKKRGYQEIKTPIMLTKDLWVQSGHWDHYKENMYFTKIDDQEFAIKPMNCPGSILVYKRKSHSYRELPERLCELGLVHRHELSGVLHGLMRVRCFTQDDAHIFMLPSQIKDEIKGVIDLIDYFYSVFGFKYHVELSTRPEISMGTDEQWNMAETALKEALEEVGIDYKINEGDGAFYGPKIDFHLEDSLKRTWQCATIQLDFQMPERFDLYYIGEDGAKHRPVMLHRVVFGSIERFIAILTEHFAGAFPVWLAPTQIRVIPVSDNFNDYAAKISQTLKENGFRVEEDYRSETVGYKIRDAQLQKIPYMVIVGEKERRENTIAVRDRKKGDLGSFTIDKFVSMVKEKVEKKVIE, via the coding sequence ATGGACAAAATAGCTGTAACACTTCCAGATGGGAAAATAGTGGAAGCAGAAAAAGGAATATCTGCTATGGAGTTTATAAAGACAATCTCTATGAGACTTTACAAAGAGGCAGTTGCGTGCAAGATTGACGGTGTTTTGAAGGATTTGTGGACATCTCTTGAAAAAGATTGCAGCTTTGAGGTTGTGACATTTTCAAATGATGAGGGTAAAAAGGTTTACTGGCATACAACCTCGCACATTTTAGCTCAGGCTGTCAAAAGGCTTTTTGGGGACAAAGTAAAGCTTGGCATAGGACCTGCAATTGACAATGGTTTTTATTACGACTTTGATGTTGAAGAGTCAATTACAATGGAGCTTTTAGAAAAGATTGAAGAAGAGATGCAAAAAATAATAAAAGAAGACTTAAAGATTGAGAGATTTGAACTCTCAAGAGAAGAAGCAGTCAAGCTTATGCAGGAAAAGGGAGAAAATTATAAAGTTGAACTTATAAATGACATTCCAGAGGGTGAAACTATATCTTTTTACAGGCAAGGTGAATTTGTTGACCTTTGCACAGGTCCGCATCTTCCTTCAACAGGGAGAGTAAAAGCATTCAAACTACTTTCTGTAGCAGGTGCGTATTGGCGAGGAAATTCTAAAAATAAAATGCTTCAAAGAGTTTATGGAATATCATACGAAAAAAAATCCCAACTTGATGAATACCTTACAATGCTTGAAGAAGCAAAGAGAAGAGACCATAGAAAGCTTGGAAGAGAGCTTGATTTATTTGATATTTTTGAGGAAGGGCCAGGATTTCCTTTCTTTTTGCCAAAAGGGATGATTATAAGAAACATATTAGAGGATTTTTGGAGAGAAGAACATAAAAAAAGAGGTTATCAGGAAATAAAAACTCCCATAATGTTAACAAAAGACCTTTGGGTTCAGTCAGGACATTGGGATCATTATAAAGAAAATATGTATTTTACCAAAATAGATGATCAGGAATTTGCAATAAAACCTATGAACTGTCCGGGTAGCATATTGGTTTATAAAAGAAAATCACATTCATATAGGGAACTTCCTGAGCGACTGTGTGAACTTGGGCTTGTTCACAGACATGAGCTATCTGGTGTATTGCATGGTCTTATGAGAGTTAGATGTTTTACACAAGACGATGCTCATATATTCATGTTACCATCACAGATAAAAGATGAAATAAAAGGTGTAATTGATCTTATTGATTATTTTTATAGTGTATTTGGTTTCAAATATCATGTTGAACTTTCAACAAGGCCTGAAATTTCGATGGGAACAGATGAACAATGGAATATGGCTGAAACTGCCCTAAAAGAAGCTTTAGAGGAAGTAGGTATAGATTACAAAATAAATGAAGGTGATGGGGCTTTTTATGGACCCAAAATTGATTTTCATCTGGAAGATAGTTTGAAAAGAACGTGGCAGTGTGCAACAATTCAACTTGATTTTCAAATGCCAGAAAGGTTTGACTTATATTATATAGGTGAAGATGGTGCAAAACATAGGCCAGTAATGCTACACAGAGTTGTTTTTGGCAGCATAGAGAGATTTATTGCAATACTTACTGAACACTTTGCTGGTGCATTTCCGGTATGGTTAGCACCAACTCAAATAAGAGTAATACCAGTATCTGATAATTTCAATGATTATGCAGCTAAAATATCCCAAACACTAAAGGAAAATGGATTCAGAGTTGAAGAAGATTACCGATCAGAAACTGTAGGGTATAAAATAAGAGATGCTCAACTACAAAAAATACCATATATGGTGATTGTGGGTGAAAAAGAGCGAAGGGAAAATACTATAGCAGTGAGAGACAGAAAGAAAGGGGATTTGGGTTCATTTACCATTGATAAGTTTGTATCAATGGTGAAAGAGAAAGTAGAGAAAAAGGTTATAGAATAA
- a CDS encoding tetratricopeptide repeat protein, with amino-acid sequence MVKGKVISLNPTSSMYFKIGIKHYEKGEVELAIKRLMKALELDNKNVEIKFNLAGLLAQVGDFETSNKLLSELTKDSPEFYDSLFGLGCNFFEMGKFKEAKNFLKRYVKLSNNIEFKEAAEDLIDFIESQEEFEKEQKEIEKYSKLLERGNFLLESGRYEDAMKYFKMILAKDDSVLAARNNLSLAYFYMGDIQRAIEEAKKVLQIDKYNVYANCNLAFFYSSIGKEREMKRHLKVVLDIKTYDSKDKIKILDTLIKLNQHSEIAQRANELFEITREPYFKHIEAISLYNTRKYMKAKKIWEFLKKNFEVPEIRIDYFLKKVDNVIKTFEKDTIDYFETGFKFLEGMDEKEFRRQLQSHIDNYFSQTVEENGQKVMEILYQHVELNQKDQEAIFDLLKNLPLEKPRLNLHAIAAIVWYVFKKYMKREKIKQKDVAKTFGISQAVFSKWFGDFKELLLNKEV; translated from the coding sequence ATGGTCAAGGGAAAGGTAATTAGTCTCAATCCTACATCCTCAATGTATTTTAAAATTGGGATTAAACATTACGAAAAGGGAGAAGTAGAGCTTGCCATAAAAAGGCTTATGAAAGCTCTTGAACTTGATAATAAAAATGTTGAGATAAAGTTTAACTTGGCTGGGCTTTTAGCACAGGTTGGGGATTTTGAAACTTCAAATAAACTCTTGAGCGAGCTTACAAAAGATAGTCCAGAGTTTTATGACTCGTTGTTTGGACTTGGATGTAATTTTTTTGAGATGGGCAAGTTCAAGGAGGCAAAGAATTTTTTAAAGAGGTATGTGAAGCTTAGCAACAATATTGAGTTTAAAGAGGCGGCAGAGGACCTTATTGACTTTATTGAAAGTCAGGAAGAGTTCGAAAAAGAACAAAAAGAAATTGAAAAATATTCGAAGTTGTTAGAAAGAGGAAATTTTCTTCTTGAAAGTGGAAGATATGAAGATGCAATGAAATATTTCAAGATGATATTGGCAAAAGATGATAGTGTCCTTGCTGCAAGGAACAACCTTTCACTTGCTTATTTTTATATGGGTGATATTCAAAGAGCAATTGAAGAGGCAAAAAAAGTACTTCAAATTGACAAGTACAATGTATATGCAAACTGTAACTTGGCATTTTTCTATAGTAGCATAGGAAAAGAAAGAGAGATGAAAAGGCATTTAAAAGTGGTATTGGACATAAAAACATACGATAGTAAAGATAAAATAAAGATTTTAGACACTCTTATCAAGTTAAATCAGCACAGCGAAATTGCCCAGCGTGCAAATGAACTTTTTGAGATTACAAGAGAGCCGTATTTTAAACATATTGAAGCAATAAGTCTTTACAATACACGAAAGTACATGAAAGCAAAGAAAATTTGGGAGTTCTTAAAAAAGAATTTTGAAGTGCCTGAGATAAGGATTGACTATTTTTTGAAGAAAGTCGATAATGTAATAAAGACATTTGAAAAAGACACTATAGATTATTTCGAAACAGGTTTTAAGTTTTTGGAAGGCATGGACGAAAAGGAGTTTAGAAGACAGCTCCAAAGTCATATTGACAATTATTTTTCTCAAACTGTCGAGGAAAATGGACAAAAAGTTATGGAAATTCTTTACCAGCATGTTGAATTGAATCAGAAAGACCAAGAGGCTATTTTTGACCTTCTAAAAAATCTTCCACTTGAAAAGCCCAGGTTAAATCTTCATGCAATTGCTGCAATTGTTTGGTATGTGTTCAAAAAGTACATGAAAAGAGAGAAAATAAAACAAAAAGATGTAGCCAAGACTTTTGGAATCTCGCAGGCAGTTTTCTCTAAGTGGTTTGGTGATTTCAAAGAGCTTTTGCTAAACAAGGAAGTTTAA
- a CDS encoding RNA-binding domain-containing protein: MDKYKLKMLLESDEGPKLDFKQSLSLETDGEKKELVKDVIAIANSRGGRGYIIFGVEDKTKRIVGIKDENISEEKIQQIISSRCDPPVSIKFEIVEYDGKKLGVLTIYKSSLRPHQMVQNGVFYIRRGSTTDVARREEIASMFEESGSINFEMSIVRNANLNDLEPELISIFFRRSGISSEWGNLILLESFGIVQRDRENNNLYPTLAGILVFGKYPERFLPSAYLTIEFFDQIQIICGNIYSIIKKTINFFTQKYPQTDLWALFEAIGNALVHRDYYDLTRCTAVKISERSIEVANPGCLLESNMIFSMGREIIPRRRNPWIYQKMIILDDNNLFLKAGKGISRIRKTYPNVKIININSQNTFKIILPPIDKL, translated from the coding sequence ATGGATAAGTACAAGCTTAAAATGTTACTTGAGTCTGATGAGGGACCGAAACTTGATTTTAAACAGTCTCTTTCACTTGAGACAGATGGTGAAAAGAAAGAGCTTGTAAAAGACGTCATTGCCATTGCAAATTCAAGAGGTGGAAGGGGCTATATCATCTTTGGGGTTGAAGATAAGACAAAAAGAATTGTTGGAATCAAAGACGAGAACATCTCTGAAGAAAAAATTCAGCAGATAATCTCAAGCAGGTGTGACCCACCTGTATCAATTAAATTTGAGATTGTAGAGTACGATGGTAAAAAACTTGGCGTGCTTACAATATACAAAAGCAGTCTAAGACCTCATCAGATGGTCCAAAACGGCGTGTTTTATATAAGACGGGGGTCAACAACAGACGTTGCAAGAAGAGAAGAGATAGCATCTATGTTTGAAGAAAGCGGCAGCATCAATTTTGAGATGTCTATTGTAAGAAATGCAAATTTAAATGATCTTGAACCTGAGCTAATCTCTATATTTTTTAGAAGAAGTGGCATTTCATCAGAGTGGGGTAACTTAATTTTGCTTGAAAGTTTTGGGATTGTTCAAAGAGATAGAGAAAATAATAATCTTTATCCTACCTTAGCAGGTATTCTTGTGTTTGGAAAATATCCGGAGAGATTTTTGCCGTCAGCGTATTTGACAATTGAATTTTTTGACCAAATTCAGATTATTTGTGGTAACATATATAGTATAATCAAAAAGACTATAAATTTTTTTACTCAGAAGTATCCTCAGACGGACCTATGGGCTTTGTTCGAAGCAATTGGAAATGCACTTGTTCACAGGGATTATTATGACCTGACAAGATGCACGGCAGTCAAGATTTCCGAAAGAAGCATAGAAGTTGCAAATCCTGGATGTCTTCTTGAGAGCAACATGATATTTAGTATGGGGAGAGAAATTATACCAAGGCGTCGAAATCCGTGGATTTATCAAAAAATGATAATTTTAGACGACAACAATCTCTTTTTGAAAGCCGGCAAGGGAATATCAAGGATAAGAAAAACATATCCAAACGTTAAGATTATAAATATAAATTCCCAAAATACATTTAAAATCATATTGCCACCTATTGATAAACTGTAA